CCTGTTGCACGTATGCCGAGCCGAGCTCGGCCCACGTCGACCAGTCCTTCGGCACATCGACGAGCCGCCGCTGGGCTTTCGCGATGGTGGATCGCAGGGCGTCGGCACCCGCCTGCGGCCCGGTCCGCGCGGGCGGGCCGACCAGGCCCGGGGAACGTTGTTGTTCCTGCAGCTGCCCCGTGACGATCGGGGTGCCTACCAGCAGCACGACGCCGGCCAGCAGCAACACGACGGGCAGCCGGGTGAGCCCCCGGCACACGACGGACAGCCGACGCCGGGTGCCGCTCATGAGCCACCGCCGACAAGAGTGGCGTACGCGACGAGGTTGTCCCGATAGCTGCCCGCCCGCCGGTCGAACGTGCCGGTGCAGGTGATCAGCCGCAATTCCGCCCGCTCACTGGGGGCGTAGACCGCGCCAGCGGGAAACCTGTCCTTCGGATACTCGTCGAGCCGATAAATCCGGAAACTCATAACCGACCCGGCGATGTCGCGGACCTGAACCTCACTACCCACCACCAGGTCCCGCAACCGGTAGAAGACCCCTGGGCCGGTGTGGGAGTCCACGTGACCCACGATCACCGCCGGTGGACCTCCTGGCTCCCCCGGCATCGGGCCGCCCGCATACCAACCGGCCACCTGATAGTCGCTGGGGGCGGGCAGTGAGTTGCCCTGTGTCAACCCCTGGGTCAGGCGGCTGTTGGTTGGTTTTGGTTGAGGAGGGTTTGGAGGGTGCCGTGGGTGGCTGGGTTGTAGGGGACGTTGTCCTGCCAGCAGCGCCAGATGATGTGTGCCCAGGCGCGGGCGAGGATGCGGACGGCGTGGGGGTGGTCGCAGCCGCGGGCGGTTGCTTTTGCGTATAGATCGGCGGCCCAGGGGTTGGCGCGGCGGGAGTCGCCGGCGAAATCGCAGAGGGCGTCGCGCAGTTGTTTGTCGGCGCCCCAGCGGAACATGACGGTCTTGACCTTGCCCGATTGTCGGGTCGAGGGGGCGACCCCGGCGAGGCAGGTCAGCGATTCGCGGGTGGGGAACCGTCCGCGGGCGTCGCCGATTTCGGCGAGCAGCCGGGCGGCCCGGACGCTGCCGGAGCGGGGCAGGGACGTGAAGATCGGCGCGTCGGGATGCGCGTCCAGTTGTTCGCCGATGCTGGCGGCCAGGATCTGGATCTGGGCTGTCAGGGTTCGCAGGACGGCGACCAGCGCGGTGGTGGTGCCCGCGTGGATGCCGGCGGGCTCGCCGGTGACGCCGCGGGGTGCGGCAAGCAGCCGGGCGTGCAGCACGGCCGGGTCAACGCCTCCGCTGTATGAGACGGAGCGCAGCCAGACGGCGAGGCGTTTGGGCGAGAGCCAGTCCGCGGCCTGCTGGGTGGTGAACCGGCCCAGGAAGGTCAGAGTGATCGGCGAGTCGATGTCGGCGAACAGCGTTGCGGCGGCGGGGAACACGATCTGCAGGTGTGCCCGCAGCTGGTTGGCTGCGGCGACCCGGTGGGTGACGAGGTCTCGGCGGGCGCGGACGCTGCCGCGCAGCGCGGTGGTCTGCTCGCTGTCGACAACCATGGGTCGCAGCCGGCGGACGTCGGTGCGGACCACGTCGGCCAGGACGTAGGCGTCGAATCGGTCGTCCTTGTTCCCGGCCGATCCGTACCGGCTGCGCAGGTTCTTCACCTGACCGGGCGGGATCACGTACACGGTCAGTCCGGCCCGCATCAGGGTCTGGACCACCGGTCCGTCGCCGCGTTCGATGCCGACCTGCTCGACACCGGCGCGCAGCAGCCGGGCGGCCATCCGCTTCAACCCGGCCGCGTCGTGCGGCACGGTGAACCGGTCCAGGACCTCCCCTTGATCGCCGAGCACGCAGACGGCGTGGTCGTCCTTGGCCCAGTCCACCCCCGCCGTGACGCGCATGGCAGTGGGGTTGGGGTTGATACTCACAGTTGTCTCCTCGCTGTTGCATCAGTGGGAAGACACCCGGTGGTCCCGGGACACCGCAGCCGGTCGCTCACTGATCGGCGCTCATTGGCGCATAGCCCTGTAGCCAGTCGGGGTGTCCTGGGCCGCCGGGCCTCGCAGAACTCAAGCTGGACCTCGAAGGTCGAGCAGTGATGGCGATGGCACGGCGGGGACCAGGGGTGCACCCGAACCCTCCCACTCAGCGATCAAACGGGCGACTCGGATACAGGGATGCTGCACCAGTGAGCGGTGAAGTCATCGACCCGCTCTCGCCCGTGGTTGCCTCCGACGTCGGCGTTCGCCGGGTTCCTGTTCCCGACCGAGGTGATCGTGGTCGCGGTCCGCTGGTACCTGCGCCTCAACCTCTCGGATCGCGACGGCGCGGCCAATGGCCGGCGGGCGGAGTGGCACGGCGGATCCGGTCGGCCGTCATCTGCCACGCCTGCGCCTCGTCGACCAGGCAGCCGGCGAGCAGCTCGCGGCCCCGGGCGAGGACCGCGAGGGCGTCGGGGTGGCCCGGCAGCCACTGCTCGGCGTCCCCGACGGTCAACTCGGCCCGCCGGCCGGGCAGCGGCGTCGCCCCGGGTGGCAGGCCGCCGAGCCGGTCGAGGTGCCCGGCGGAGAGGATCTG
The nucleotide sequence above comes from Micromonospora sp. NBC_00389. Encoded proteins:
- a CDS encoding IS110 family transposase; the protein is MSINPNPTAMRVTAGVDWAKDDHAVCVLGDQGEVLDRFTVPHDAAGLKRMAARLLRAGVEQVGIERGDGPVVQTLMRAGLTVYVIPPGQVKNLRSRYGSAGNKDDRFDAYVLADVVRTDVRRLRPMVVDSEQTTALRGSVRARRDLVTHRVAAANQLRAHLQIVFPAAATLFADIDSPITLTFLGRFTTQQAADWLSPKRLAVWLRSVSYSGGVDPAVLHARLLAAPRGVTGEPAGIHAGTTTALVAVLRTLTAQIQILAASIGEQLDAHPDAPIFTSLPRSGSVRAARLLAEIGDARGRFPTRESLTCLAGVAPSTRQSGKVKTVMFRWGADKQLRDALCDFAGDSRRANPWAADLYAKATARGCDHPHAVRILARAWAHIIWRCWQDNVPYNPATHGTLQTLLNQNQPTAA
- a CDS encoding sortase domain-containing protein, producing MTQGNSLPAPSDYQVAGWYAGGPMPGEPGGPPAVIVGHVDSHTGPGVFYRLRDLVVGSEVQVRDIAGSVMSFRIYRLDEYPKDRFPAGAVYAPSERAELRLITCTGTFDRRAGSYRDNLVAYATLVGGGS